A single Brevundimonas sp. M20 DNA region contains:
- a CDS encoding phytase: MTVRTLLTAVVATALLAACATHEVDYQGEGAGVVGAGAPVHAVLETPSVGTAGEDAADDPAVWASATPVNVKGARVGGWVAGTDKKAGLYIYGLDGAILQFLPEGLLNNVDVVEGLSLGGRPQVLLGASDRTPGKTGIALYAFDPAGTGDNGVRLWGNIATDVVEPYGFCFARRGAEVHAILVGHEGELRQFVLTVGSDGQPSARLVRRAEVGSISEGCAADEATDALYIAEENVGVWRYGLDPASGAARTLVQAIAPGVLVADAEGLTILADGAARYLIGSSQGDSTFPVWRIDGAAPEYKGRFVVTDGNGVDGITGTDGLDALGGRVSDRFPEGVVVIQDDVNDVGTQNFKYVDWREIRTALGL, from the coding sequence ATGACTGTCCGGACCCTGCTTACCGCCGTCGTCGCCACGGCCCTGCTGGCGGCCTGCGCCACCCACGAGGTCGACTACCAGGGCGAAGGCGCGGGCGTCGTCGGGGCCGGCGCTCCCGTTCATGCCGTGCTGGAAACACCGTCAGTCGGCACCGCAGGCGAGGACGCCGCCGATGATCCGGCCGTCTGGGCCTCGGCCACGCCGGTCAATGTGAAGGGCGCCCGGGTCGGCGGCTGGGTCGCCGGAACCGACAAGAAAGCCGGTCTCTATATCTACGGTCTCGACGGCGCGATACTTCAGTTCCTGCCGGAGGGTCTGCTGAACAATGTCGACGTGGTCGAGGGCCTGAGCCTCGGCGGCCGTCCGCAGGTGCTTCTGGGCGCCAGCGACCGCACGCCGGGCAAGACCGGCATCGCGCTTTACGCCTTCGACCCCGCCGGAACCGGCGACAACGGCGTGCGCCTGTGGGGAAACATCGCCACCGATGTGGTCGAGCCCTACGGATTCTGCTTCGCCCGCCGCGGCGCCGAGGTTCATGCCATTCTGGTGGGTCATGAGGGGGAGCTGCGCCAGTTCGTCCTGACCGTCGGCAGCGATGGCCAACCCTCGGCCCGTCTGGTGCGCCGCGCGGAGGTCGGCTCGATCTCGGAAGGCTGCGCCGCCGACGAGGCCACCGACGCCCTCTACATCGCCGAGGAAAACGTCGGCGTCTGGCGCTACGGACTGGACCCGGCCTCGGGCGCGGCCCGAACCCTGGTCCAGGCCATCGCGCCCGGCGTTCTGGTCGCCGACGCGGAGGGCCTGACCATTCTGGCGGATGGAGCCGCGCGCTATCTGATCGGCTCCAGTCAGGGCGACTCCACCTTCCCGGTCTGGCGCATCGACGGCGCGGCGCCCGAGTACAAGGGCCGCTTCGTGGTCACGGACGGAAACGGCGTTGACGGGATCACCGGCACCGACGGTCTGGACGCGCTCGGCGGGCGGGTCAGTGACCGCTTCCCGGAAGGCGTGGTCGTCATTCAGGACGACGTGAACGACGTCGGGACCCAGAACTTCAAATACGTCGACTGGCGCGAGATCCGGACGGCGTTGGGTCTCTAG
- a CDS encoding class I SAM-dependent methyltransferase, producing MTTLLYGRPPAVFDPPGAATQTSPLIPGATALESLPENSADSIMIYAPPGVLERRYTLALALRALKPGGRLDVMALKDKGGSRLKKELEAFGAEVGESAKAHHRRCVVIKTDKLTGLDAAIEAGAPRIVPGLDAWSQPGVFAWDRIDPGSALLAQTLPPLKGLGADLGCGYGALATVVLRSPAVTALRLYDLDRRAVEAARRNVEDGRAVIEQADVRNLPTEGDLDFIVTNPPFHDGGAEDKRLGQTFIRQAAGMLKKGGTLWLVANRHLPYEAELNEAFKRVRMVADTGGYKVFEAVK from the coding sequence ATGACCACGCTTCTCTATGGCCGCCCCCCGGCGGTGTTCGATCCGCCCGGCGCCGCGACCCAGACCTCGCCCCTGATTCCGGGCGCGACAGCACTGGAATCCCTGCCGGAGAACAGCGCGGACTCGATCATGATCTATGCCCCGCCCGGCGTGCTGGAGCGGCGCTACACCCTGGCTCTCGCCCTGAGAGCCCTTAAACCCGGCGGGCGACTGGACGTCATGGCCCTCAAGGACAAGGGCGGCTCGCGACTGAAGAAGGAACTGGAAGCCTTCGGCGCGGAAGTGGGCGAGAGCGCCAAGGCCCACCACCGCCGCTGCGTGGTGATCAAGACGGACAAACTGACGGGTCTGGACGCCGCCATTGAAGCGGGCGCGCCCCGCATCGTTCCGGGCCTGGACGCCTGGTCCCAACCGGGCGTCTTCGCCTGGGACAGGATCGACCCGGGCTCTGCCCTGCTGGCCCAGACCCTGCCACCCCTGAAGGGCTTGGGCGCCGATCTGGGCTGCGGCTATGGAGCCTTGGCCACCGTGGTGCTGCGCTCGCCCGCCGTGACCGCCCTGCGCCTTTATGATCTGGACCGCCGCGCGGTGGAGGCCGCGCGCAGGAATGTCGAGGACGGCCGCGCCGTCATCGAGCAGGCCGACGTCCGCAACCTGCCCACCGAAGGCGATCTGGACTTCATCGTCACCAATCCGCCCTTCCATGACGGCGGCGCCGAGGACAAGCGACTGGGCCAGACCTTCATCCGTCAGGCCGCGGGCATGCTCAAGAAGGGCGGAACCCTGTGGCTGGTCGCCAACCGCCACCTGCCCTACGAGGCCGAACTGAACGAGGCCTTCAAACGCGTCCGGATGGTCGCCGACACCGGCGGCTACAAGGTCTTCGAGGCGGTGAAGTGA
- a CDS encoding TMEM175 family protein, translating into MRSFRTPEIQRLDAFVDAAFAFAVSLLIIAGAEPLQSFADLARALARIPAFACGFALIALFWLAHRTWSRLTPVRTGWTTFLSLTVVFAVLVFVFPLRLLTETATHYISGGLLPGGRLMSGLTDLRWTYVIYGAGFAILSGLNAALFAHAACALRDGDPAARRAGLQWAGTWTIATATGLISALIAATPLLRLAPWLPGVIYNLIPLGVAVITLRKRRAVAA; encoded by the coding sequence GTGAGATCGTTCCGGACGCCGGAAATCCAGCGGCTCGACGCCTTCGTCGACGCCGCCTTCGCCTTCGCCGTGTCCCTGCTGATCATCGCGGGGGCGGAGCCGCTCCAGTCGTTCGCCGACCTCGCGCGGGCTTTGGCGCGAATTCCGGCCTTCGCCTGCGGTTTCGCCCTGATCGCCTTGTTCTGGCTGGCCCACCGGACATGGTCGCGGCTGACGCCGGTGCGCACCGGCTGGACCACCTTCCTCAGTCTAACGGTGGTGTTCGCGGTTCTGGTCTTCGTCTTCCCGCTGCGCCTGCTCACCGAGACGGCGACCCATTACATTTCGGGCGGACTTCTGCCGGGCGGACGGCTGATGTCGGGCCTGACTGACCTGCGGTGGACCTATGTGATCTATGGCGCAGGCTTCGCCATCCTGTCGGGGCTTAACGCGGCCCTGTTCGCGCACGCCGCCTGCGCCTTGCGGGACGGCGATCCGGCGGCGCGTCGCGCCGGCCTGCAATGGGCGGGCACCTGGACCATCGCCACGGCGACGGGGCTGATTTCAGCCCTGATCGCGGCGACGCCGCTCCTGCGCCTCGCGCCATGGCTGCCGGGGGTGATCTACAATCTGATCCCGCTGGGCGTGGCGGTGATCACCCTGCGCAAGCGCCGGGCGGTCGCTGCCTAG
- a CDS encoding pseudouridine synthase, with translation MKKTPTSRVDKLLGSLGYGSRAEMARMGRAGGIVLDGVDITDVSKRIPVTPDLPTRMEIDGEPLDPPQGVVILLHKPLGMTCSHKEDGALVYDVLPDRWRRRDPAISTIGRLDKETSGLLLMTDDGDLLHRVISPKKNVAKIYRARLARPLDGSEAALFASGELLLENDDRPLKPAGLEIVSPTEALVSVTEGRYHMVRRMFAAVGNHVEALHRERLGGLSLPDDLPPGQWRLLTEDEIDAIFTG, from the coding sequence ATGAAAAAGACCCCGACCAGCCGCGTCGACAAGCTTCTGGGCTCGCTGGGCTACGGCTCACGGGCCGAGATGGCGCGCATGGGCAGGGCGGGCGGCATCGTCCTGGATGGCGTCGACATAACCGATGTGTCGAAACGCATTCCGGTCACGCCGGACCTCCCGACCCGAATGGAGATCGACGGCGAGCCGCTGGACCCGCCGCAGGGCGTGGTCATCCTTCTGCACAAGCCGCTGGGCATGACCTGTTCGCACAAGGAGGACGGGGCGCTGGTCTATGACGTCCTGCCCGACCGCTGGCGGCGGCGCGACCCGGCCATTTCGACCATAGGACGGCTGGACAAGGAGACCTCCGGCCTGCTGCTGATGACCGACGACGGCGACCTGCTGCACCGGGTCATTTCGCCGAAGAAGAACGTCGCCAAAATCTATCGCGCCCGGCTGGCCCGCCCGCTGGACGGCTCCGAGGCCGCCCTGTTCGCCTCGGGTGAGCTGCTGCTCGAGAACGACGACCGCCCGCTGAAGCCCGCCGGGCTTGAGATCGTCTCCCCGACCGAAGCCCTCGTCTCCGTGACCGAGGGCCGCTACCACATGGTCCGCCGGATGTTCGCCGCCGTCGGCAACCACGTCGAGGCCCTGCACCGCGAACGGCTGGGCGGTCTGTCCCTGCCCGACGACCTGCCCCCCGGGCAGTGGCGACTGCTGACCGAAGACGAGATCGACGCCATCTTCACCGGCTGA
- the pyrF gene encoding orotidine-5'-phosphate decarboxylase, with amino-acid sequence MLTDPRLIVGLDLPSLDAARAMVERLGATVTSYKIGLTLLARPGGVAFAHELRTAGKMVFQDWKLHDIGAQVEGAARAVAEGGCDLLTVHAEPQVMTGAVKGRDAAGSGTKLLAVTVMTSLSDGDLTDIGYGQTAAQLVERRVRQALDCGVDGVVSSPLEAARVREIALEAGRPDFLIVTPGVRPEGADKGDQQRVATPRAALEAGATHLVVARPVVGAGNPLLAASAIVESIDGVAIGA; translated from the coding sequence GTGCTCACCGACCCGCGCCTGATCGTCGGCCTGGACCTGCCCTCGCTGGACGCCGCCCGCGCCATGGTCGAGCGGCTGGGCGCGACGGTGACCTCCTACAAGATCGGCCTCACCCTGCTGGCCCGTCCCGGCGGTGTCGCCTTCGCTCACGAGCTCAGGACGGCGGGCAAGATGGTGTTTCAGGACTGGAAACTGCACGATATCGGCGCCCAGGTCGAAGGCGCGGCCCGCGCGGTGGCCGAGGGCGGATGCGATCTGCTGACGGTCCACGCCGAGCCGCAGGTGATGACCGGTGCGGTCAAGGGCCGCGACGCCGCCGGATCGGGCACCAAGCTTCTGGCGGTGACGGTGATGACCAGCCTGTCGGACGGCGATCTGACCGACATCGGCTACGGCCAAACCGCAGCCCAGCTGGTTGAACGGCGGGTTCGACAGGCGCTGGATTGCGGCGTGGACGGCGTGGTCTCCAGCCCGCTGGAGGCCGCCCGCGTGCGCGAGATCGCGCTTGAGGCCGGGCGCCCCGACTTCCTGATCGTCACCCCGGGTGTTCGCCCCGAAGGCGCGGACAAGGGCGATCAGCAGCGCGTGGCCACGCCCCGCGCTGCGCTGGAAGCCGGCGCGACCCATCTGGTCGTCGCCCGTCCGGTCGTCGGAGCCGGGAATCCGCTTCTGGCGGCCTCGGCCATCGTCGAATCGATCGACGGTGTCGCGATCGGGGCCTAA
- a CDS encoding DUF1674 domain-containing protein, translating into MTDHPTPETESAPVFNEDVPHATPERPLSEAARRALLEAADRRAASEATELATEHGGPRGPEPTRFGDWEKKGIAVDF; encoded by the coding sequence GTGACCGATCATCCCACCCCCGAGACCGAATCCGCCCCCGTCTTCAACGAAGATGTCCCGCACGCCACGCCTGAGCGGCCCTTGAGCGAGGCCGCGCGCCGCGCCCTGCTGGAGGCGGCGGATCGTCGCGCCGCATCGGAAGCGACGGAATTGGCGACCGAGCATGGCGGTCCGCGCGGGCCCGAGCCGACCCGTTTCGGCGATTGGGAGAAGAAGGGCATCGCGGTCGACTTCTGA
- the htpX gene encoding zinc metalloprotease HtpX, with translation MNHLKTFALLAVLTALFMGVGYMIGRVPGMLIALAVAGGMNIFSYWNADKIVLKMYRAQPVDESHPNAVVRTYVADTLQMARDAGMPRPMIAIIPNDQPNAFATGRNPENAAVCATTGLLDMLTREEIRGVMAHELAHVKNRDTLTMTVTATIAGAIAALANFALFFGGGDDRERPGGIIGTLALMILAPMAAGLVQMAISRSREYEADRVGAEIAGDPNALASALQKIEAYAHRIHNPTAERNPASGQLFIINPLAGKGADNLFSTHPATGNRVHALMELAVKMGRRPAPPRPAVVEPAATRPVTTSVPTSGEPPVRRGPWS, from the coding sequence ATGAACCACCTGAAGACCTTTGCCCTTCTGGCCGTGCTGACCGCCCTGTTCATGGGCGTCGGCTACATGATCGGCCGCGTGCCGGGCATGCTGATCGCGCTGGCGGTCGCCGGAGGCATGAATATCTTCAGCTACTGGAATGCCGACAAGATCGTGCTGAAGATGTACCGCGCCCAGCCGGTGGACGAGAGCCATCCGAACGCCGTGGTCCGCACCTATGTCGCCGACACCCTGCAGATGGCGCGAGACGCGGGCATGCCTCGCCCGATGATCGCCATCATCCCCAACGATCAGCCGAACGCCTTCGCCACGGGCCGCAATCCGGAAAACGCCGCCGTCTGCGCCACCACCGGCCTGCTGGACATGCTGACCCGCGAAGAGATTCGCGGCGTGATGGCGCACGAGCTGGCTCACGTGAAGAACCGCGACACCCTGACGATGACGGTCACCGCGACCATCGCGGGCGCCATCGCGGCGCTCGCCAATTTCGCCCTCTTCTTCGGTGGAGGGGATGACCGCGAACGTCCCGGCGGTATCATCGGGACGCTGGCCCTGATGATCCTGGCGCCGATGGCCGCCGGTCTGGTGCAGATGGCCATCAGCCGCTCGCGCGAGTACGAGGCTGACCGCGTCGGCGCGGAGATCGCGGGCGATCCGAACGCCCTCGCCTCCGCCCTGCAGAAGATCGAGGCCTACGCCCACCGCATCCACAACCCGACCGCCGAGCGCAATCCCGCCTCGGGCCAGCTGTTCATCATCAACCCGCTGGCGGGCAAGGGGGCGGACAACCTGTTCTCGACCCACCCGGCCACCGGCAACCGCGTCCACGCCCTGATGGAGCTGGCGGTGAAGATGGGCCGTCGTCCGGCCCCGCCCCGCCCCGCTGTGGTTGAACCCGCCGCGACCCGGCCGGTGACCACCTCCGTCCCGACCTCCGGCGAACCGCCGGTCCGCCGGGGTCCCTGGAGCTGA
- a CDS encoding MarC family protein produces MDAVELGVNLFVTLFALLDPVGNLPIFAAATAGATLRQRISVSALICAFAAAFLAFFLFTGLGLLQFFGISLAAFRIAGGILLLLLGLDMAREDFLATFADKDAANDLKDVRGYARRRFQRLVVPFAIPLMIGPGAISAIIIQAGEAQKIGPTGTAAALVAIAAACIVSFVSFALTGPISRVLGDVGLAIVVRVLGLILCALAIQFILMGLGEAIPGMISSGVTTPYPSGGH; encoded by the coding sequence ATGGACGCGGTCGAACTGGGGGTCAACCTGTTCGTGACGCTGTTCGCGTTGCTGGATCCGGTGGGGAACCTGCCGATCTTCGCGGCGGCGACGGCGGGCGCGACCCTGCGCCAACGCATTTCGGTTTCGGCCCTGATCTGCGCCTTCGCCGCGGCCTTCCTGGCCTTCTTCCTGTTCACGGGTCTGGGGCTGCTGCAGTTCTTCGGCATCTCGCTGGCCGCCTTCCGGATCGCGGGCGGCATCCTGTTGCTTTTGCTGGGCCTCGACATGGCGCGGGAGGACTTTCTGGCGACTTTCGCCGACAAGGACGCGGCCAATGATCTGAAGGATGTGCGCGGCTATGCCCGTCGGCGGTTCCAGCGGCTTGTCGTGCCCTTCGCAATTCCGCTGATGATCGGGCCGGGCGCCATCTCGGCCATCATTATTCAGGCGGGTGAGGCGCAAAAGATCGGCCCGACGGGGACGGCGGCGGCGCTGGTGGCCATCGCGGCGGCCTGCATCGTCTCCTTCGTCAGCTTCGCCCTGACCGGCCCCATCAGCCGTGTACTGGGCGATGTGGGTCTGGCCATCGTGGTGCGTGTGCTGGGCCTGATCCTGTGCGCGCTGGCGATCCAATTCATCCTGATGGGGCTGGGCGAGGCTATTCCGGGCATGATCAGCTCCGGGGTGACGACGCCCTATCCGAGCGGCGGCCACTAG
- a CDS encoding TonB-dependent receptor has product MGIIEMKLHLLMSASVLTFAAANPAMAASDDAAMVAAAPTVYGRVINAEGAPLAGAEVIVRGSGSRVVSDANGQFILTVPEGQTTFDVRYIGLPTVAQTITATGGEAVSLSITLGVADAANLEDIVVTGVITDGVARSLNQQRNADGTINVLSADAIGRYPDPNVAESLQRVAGIAIQRDQGEGRYINVRGAPSAFTAVSVDGVTVPAVDPGTRAVDLDTLPSDIVSNIEVSKTLLPSQEADSIAGAVNIRTRSPFDRRRLVVNGYAGGSYNDYGGSDTRAGATVSNVFGPNGTFGALLSLSYSETNRRPENIENAWVIEEQGGADVFVLEETLFKQYETQRTRQALTTALEWRPTDQTRLFVRGSYADFEDDEYRNTLILAYADGTLQAGATDTTATYTGARIYRGLRHRTQNNEIYTVVAGAEHTFDNGMTWDADLAWANSEQTYPHRDELVYRSSSTTLSYDTTNHYAPTYFYAPGNPIFGDTATGFFANPASFSFRENTFRSNTTQQEDVAFRTNLELPSQFGGLDVNWKFGLKFSTRDVSADEERQRNRDASANPGTLASLWGTEQGRNFGYHLGTQFDNSLVDAYLAAARAASPRRMPDSVVADYEAQEDIIAGYGQARFDIGSTNIIVGLRVEQTNFDGSAPTVIEGALSTAAVSRDDTEFFPNLTVRHAFNDNLIGRFALTRSISRPEFSQIVPRRVEETDGTNISYEIGNPDLQPTLSNNIDVGLEYYFASLGVVSANAFYKDLTDYRYILKYEDTVTIGGSTFDADFETPINAPDGHLMGLELNWQQKFGFLPGWMSGFGVFANFTVTDAEIKTAQSYGGRNTFALPGQSETNYNAALFYEMDGFSARLSYTKRSDYLEEINADTADLDLWVEGREQLDFTASYDFGNGVELFGEAKNLTDSAGIKYYGSRERTYEYEKFGYNVFVGVRFKL; this is encoded by the coding sequence ATGGGGATCATCGAAATGAAGCTGCACCTGCTCATGAGCGCGAGCGTCCTGACGTTCGCCGCCGCCAACCCGGCTATGGCCGCCAGCGACGACGCCGCCATGGTGGCCGCCGCCCCGACCGTCTACGGTCGCGTCATCAACGCTGAAGGCGCGCCGCTGGCCGGAGCCGAGGTCATCGTGCGCGGTTCGGGAAGCCGCGTGGTTTCGGACGCCAACGGCCAGTTCATCCTGACCGTGCCGGAAGGCCAGACCACCTTCGACGTGCGCTACATCGGCCTGCCGACCGTCGCCCAGACGATCACGGCCACGGGCGGTGAAGCGGTCAGCCTGTCGATCACCCTGGGCGTCGCCGACGCGGCCAACCTGGAAGACATCGTCGTCACCGGCGTGATCACCGACGGCGTCGCCCGCTCGCTGAACCAGCAGCGTAACGCTGACGGCACCATCAACGTCCTGTCGGCCGACGCCATCGGTCGCTACCCGGACCCGAACGTCGCCGAATCGCTGCAGCGCGTAGCCGGTATCGCCATCCAGCGCGACCAGGGCGAGGGCCGTTACATCAACGTCCGCGGGGCCCCGTCGGCCTTCACCGCCGTGTCGGTGGACGGCGTGACCGTCCCCGCCGTCGATCCGGGCACCCGCGCCGTCGATCTGGACACCCTGCCCAGCGACATCGTCTCCAACATCGAGGTCTCCAAGACCCTGCTGCCGAGCCAGGAAGCCGACTCGATCGCCGGCGCCGTCAACATCCGCACCCGGTCGCCTTTCGACCGTCGTCGTCTGGTCGTGAACGGTTACGCCGGCGGCAGCTATAACGACTACGGCGGTTCGGACACCCGCGCCGGCGCGACCGTATCGAACGTGTTCGGCCCGAACGGGACTTTCGGCGCCCTGCTGTCGTTGAGCTATTCGGAAACCAACCGCCGTCCCGAGAACATCGAGAACGCCTGGGTCATCGAGGAGCAGGGCGGCGCTGACGTCTTCGTGCTCGAGGAGACCCTGTTCAAGCAGTACGAAACCCAGCGCACGCGTCAGGCCCTGACGACCGCCCTGGAATGGCGCCCAACCGACCAGACCCGTCTGTTCGTCCGGGGTTCGTACGCTGATTTCGAGGATGACGAGTACCGGAACACCCTGATCCTCGCCTATGCCGACGGCACGCTACAGGCCGGCGCGACGGACACGACCGCGACCTACACCGGTGCGCGTATTTACCGGGGCCTGCGTCACCGGACCCAGAACAACGAAATCTACACCGTGGTCGCCGGCGCCGAGCATACGTTCGACAACGGCATGACCTGGGACGCCGATCTCGCCTGGGCCAACAGCGAACAGACCTATCCGCACCGTGACGAGCTGGTCTACCGCTCGAGCTCGACCACGCTGAGCTACGACACGACCAACCACTACGCCCCGACCTATTTCTATGCGCCGGGCAACCCGATCTTTGGCGATACCGCCACCGGTTTCTTCGCCAACCCGGCGAGCTTCTCGTTCCGTGAGAACACCTTCCGTTCAAATACGACCCAGCAGGAAGACGTCGCCTTCCGCACGAACCTGGAACTCCCGAGCCAGTTCGGCGGTCTCGATGTGAATTGGAAGTTCGGCCTGAAATTCAGCACCCGCGACGTCTCCGCGGATGAAGAGCGTCAACGCAACCGCGACGCTTCGGCCAACCCGGGCACGCTGGCCTCGCTTTGGGGGACCGAGCAGGGCCGGAACTTCGGTTACCATCTGGGCACCCAGTTTGATAACAGCCTGGTCGACGCCTATCTGGCCGCCGCCCGCGCCGCCTCGCCGCGCCGGATGCCTGACTCGGTGGTCGCGGATTATGAGGCCCAGGAAGACATCATCGCCGGTTACGGCCAGGCCCGCTTCGACATCGGCTCGACCAACATCATCGTCGGCCTGCGCGTTGAGCAGACCAATTTCGACGGCTCGGCCCCGACCGTGATCGAAGGCGCCCTGTCAACCGCTGCGGTCAGCCGTGACGACACCGAGTTCTTCCCGAACCTGACCGTCCGCCACGCCTTCAACGACAACCTGATCGGCCGTTTCGCCCTGACGCGCTCGATCTCGCGTCCGGAGTTCAGCCAGATTGTTCCGCGTCGTGTCGAGGAAACAGACGGCACCAACATCTCCTACGAGATCGGCAACCCGGACCTGCAGCCCACCCTGTCGAACAACATCGACGTCGGTCTGGAGTACTATTTCGCCTCGCTGGGCGTCGTGTCGGCCAACGCCTTCTACAAGGACCTGACGGACTACCGTTACATCCTGAAGTACGAGGACACCGTCACCATCGGCGGCTCGACCTTCGACGCCGACTTCGAAACGCCGATCAACGCGCCTGACGGTCACCTGATGGGTCTGGAACTGAACTGGCAGCAGAAGTTCGGCTTCCTGCCGGGCTGGATGTCGGGCTTCGGCGTGTTCGCGAACTTCACGGTCACGGACGCCGAGATCAAGACGGCCCAGAGCTACGGCGGTCGCAACACCTTCGCCCTGCCGGGTCAGTCAGAGACCAACTACAACGCCGCGCTCTTCTACGAGATGGACGGCTTCTCGGCCCGTCTGTCGTACACCAAGCGCAGCGACTATCTGGAAGAGATCAACGCCGATACGGCTGACCTCGACCTGTGGGTCGAAGGTCGCGAGCAACTGGATTTCACCGCCAGCTATGACTTCGGCAACGGTGTCGAGCTGTTCGGTGAAGCGAAGAACCTGACAGACTCGGCGGGCATCAAATACTACGGCTCGCGTGAGCGGACCTATGAATACGAGAAGTTCGGCTACAACGTCTTCGTCGGCGTTCGCTTCAAGCTTTAA
- the recQ gene encoding DNA helicase RecQ: MLPDSVSAPTMADARATLERVWGHADFRGMQAGVVEEILSGRDVLAVLPTGGGKSVCYQIPAMLRTGLGLVVSPLIALMTDQVEALKQQGVSAARLDSGVSMDDRSAIWRAVRAGELDLLYVSPEGLAQPHLIDRLHELPLSLIAIDEAHCVSQWGHDFRPDYRTLGKLAELFPGVPRIAVTATADARTREDIVRSLRLEGAKVIVDSFARPNLQLSAIRKENGSRAKTDAAVIDLVRQRRGKSGVVYCGSRDGCERVAQALRDAGTNAIAYHAGMETKERDRRLERFLAEDGAVMVATIAFGMGVDKADVRFVIHADPPGSLEAYWQEIGRGGRDGEPAEGITLYGPSDIAWSLRRLEGRPMAEEVKQVQTRKVRQLFAMLDGATCRPQTVRRYFGEVGADRCGVCDICGDPPALFDATVPAQKALAAVQRLGERFGKTRVVDHLQGKTKDVQPWETALSTWGIGADIASHTLRDVIDHLMFEGLLVEDPNEGKPLVRLGDPEAVRAVYRGERVIEVRLSPARVSAPRERVRNGRNAALENMDADVRARFEVLRNWRRERAAEQRVPPYVIFQDKTLLEIALAEPGDLRALEHIPGVGQSKLDRYGKGVLEALSAAA, from the coding sequence ATGCTCCCCGACTCAGTCTCCGCTCCGACCATGGCCGATGCGCGCGCCACGCTGGAGCGCGTCTGGGGCCACGCAGACTTCCGCGGCATGCAGGCCGGGGTGGTCGAGGAAATCCTGTCCGGCCGCGATGTGTTGGCGGTTCTGCCGACCGGCGGCGGCAAGTCGGTCTGCTACCAGATCCCGGCGATGCTGCGGACGGGCCTCGGTCTGGTGGTCTCCCCCCTGATCGCCTTGATGACCGATCAGGTGGAAGCGCTGAAACAACAAGGTGTCTCGGCAGCGAGACTGGATTCGGGCGTGTCGATGGACGACCGCTCGGCCATCTGGAGGGCCGTGCGGGCCGGTGAACTGGACCTTCTTTATGTCTCGCCTGAGGGACTCGCGCAGCCACATCTGATCGACCGGCTGCATGAACTGCCCCTGAGCCTTATCGCGATTGATGAAGCACACTGTGTCTCGCAATGGGGACATGATTTCCGCCCCGACTACCGGACGCTGGGCAAGCTGGCGGAACTGTTCCCCGGCGTGCCGCGTATCGCCGTCACAGCCACCGCGGACGCGCGGACGCGGGAGGACATCGTCCGGTCCTTGCGGCTCGAGGGGGCGAAGGTCATCGTCGACAGTTTCGCTCGCCCGAACCTGCAGCTTTCGGCCATCCGCAAGGAAAATGGTTCGCGCGCCAAGACCGACGCGGCGGTGATTGATCTTGTACGTCAGAGGCGAGGCAAGTCGGGGGTCGTCTATTGCGGCAGCCGCGACGGCTGCGAGCGTGTGGCGCAGGCCCTGAGGGACGCCGGAACCAACGCCATCGCCTATCACGCAGGCATGGAAACCAAAGAGCGGGACAGGCGGCTCGAGCGGTTCCTGGCCGAGGACGGGGCTGTGATGGTGGCGACCATCGCCTTCGGCATGGGGGTCGACAAGGCGGACGTCCGCTTCGTGATCCACGCTGACCCGCCCGGTTCGCTGGAAGCCTATTGGCAGGAGATCGGCCGGGGCGGCCGGGATGGAGAGCCCGCCGAGGGCATCACCCTGTACGGTCCGTCCGATATCGCCTGGAGCCTGCGCCGCCTTGAGGGTCGGCCGATGGCGGAAGAAGTCAAACAGGTCCAGACCCGCAAGGTTCGTCAACTCTTCGCCATGCTGGACGGCGCGACCTGTCGTCCGCAGACGGTGCGGCGCTATTTCGGCGAAGTCGGTGCGGATCGCTGTGGAGTCTGCGACATCTGCGGTGATCCACCCGCCCTGTTCGACGCCACTGTTCCGGCCCAGAAAGCGCTGGCGGCGGTTCAAAGGCTGGGCGAACGCTTCGGAAAGACGCGCGTCGTCGATCATTTGCAGGGCAAGACAAAGGATGTTCAGCCTTGGGAGACGGCCCTGTCCACTTGGGGCATCGGTGCGGATATCGCCTCGCATACCCTGAGGGATGTGATCGACCACCTGATGTTCGAGGGCCTGCTGGTCGAGGATCCGAACGAGGGCAAGCCGCTGGTTCGGTTGGGTGATCCGGAGGCGGTGCGCGCCGTCTATCGCGGCGAGCGGGTGATTGAGGTGCGGCTGTCCCCGGCGCGTGTTTCGGCTCCGCGAGAACGGGTCCGCAATGGTCGGAACGCCGCGCTGGAAAACATGGACGCCGACGTGCGGGCCCGGTTCGAAGTGCTGCGCAATTGGCGACGCGAGCGGGCGGCGGAGCAGCGGGTGCCGCCCTATGTCATCTTCCAGGACAAGACCCTTCTGGAGATCGCCCTGGCGGAGCCGGGCGATCTGCGGGCGCTTGAACACATTCCCGGTGTCGGCCAGTCCAAGCTGGACCGGTACGGCAAGGGTGTGCTCGAGGCGCTGTCGGCCGCAGCCTAG